One segment of Triticum aestivum cultivar Chinese Spring chromosome 2A, IWGSC CS RefSeq v2.1, whole genome shotgun sequence DNA contains the following:
- the LOC123191014 gene encoding eukaryotic initiation factor 4A-III homolog B has protein sequence MAAAAAGSSRRGPMDDDKLTFETSARVEFVGSFDAMGIREDLLRGIYGYGFEKPSAIQQRAVVPIIAGRDVIAQAQSGTGKTSMVSLSVCQVIDTNIHEVQALILSPTRELATQTERVMQAVGNYMSVSVHACVGGKSIGEDIRKLEAGVHVVSGTPGRVCDMIKRRTLRTRAIKLLVLDEADEMLTRGFKDQIYDVYRYLPPELQVVLISATLPHDILEITSKFMTDPVRILVKRDELTLKGIKQFFVAVEKEEWRFDTLCDLYDTLTITQAVIFCNTKRKVDWLTERMRTNNFTVSAMHGDMPQKERDAIMSEFRSGTTHVLITTDVWARGLDVQQVSLVINYDLPNNRELYIHRIGRSGRFGRKGVAINFVRKDDIRILRDIEQYYSTQIDEMPMNVADLI, from the exons atggcggcggcggcggcgggctcctccAGGCGCGGGCCGATGGACGACGACAAGCTCACCTTCGAGACCTCGGCGCGGGTGGAGTTCGTGGGAAGCTTCGACGCGATGGGCATCCGCGAGGACCTGCTCCGCGGCATCTACGGCTACGGCTTCGAGAAGCCCTCCGCCATCCAGCAGCGCGCCGTCGTCCCCATCATCGCCGGCCGCGACGTCATCGCCCAGGCCCAGTCCGGCACCGGCAAGACCTCCATGGTCTCCCTCTCCGTCTGCCAGGTCATCGACACCAACATCCACGA GGTGCAAGCATTGATACTGTCACCAACTAGGGAACTTGCCACGCAAACAGAGAGGGTGATGCAAGCTGTTGGGAACTACATGAGTGTCTCTGTGCATGCCTGTGTCGGTGGCAAAAGTATCGGCGAGGATATTAGGAAGCTTGAGGCTGGAGTGCATGTTGTTTCAGGAACCCCGGGCAGAGTATGTGATATGATCAAGAGAAGGACCTTGCGCACAAGAGCCATCAAGCTCCTGGTCCTG GATGAAGCCGATGAGATGTTGACCAGAGGTTTTAAGGATCAGATCTATGATGTCTACAGATACCTCCCCCCAGAACTTCAG GTTGTCTTGATCTCTGCAACTCTGCCCCATGACATCTTGGAGATAACTAGCAAGTTCATGACTGATCCAGTCAGGATCCTTGTAAAGCGTGATGAGTTGACCCTAA AGGGCATCAAACAATTCTTTGTTGCTGTTGAGAAGGAGGAATGGAGGTTTGATACGCTGTGCGATCTTTATGATACACTGACCATCACCCAGGCTGTCATTTTCTGCAATACCAAGAGAAAG GTGGATTGGCTTACTGAAAGGATGCGCACCAACAACTTTACCGTATCAGCTATGCATGGTGACATGCCTCAAAAGGAAAGGGATGCGATTATGAGTGAGTTCAGGAGTGGCACGACCCATGTTCTGATCACAACAGATGTTTGGGCTCGAGGGCTGGATGTTCAGCAG GTCTCTCTTGTCATTAATTATGATCTCCCGAATAATCGTGAGCTTTACATCCATCGCATCGGTCGCTCTGGGCGTTTTGGGCGCAAG GGTGTGGCGATCAACTTTGTGCGCAAGGACGACATCCGCATCCTGAGGGACATTGAGCAGTACTACAGCACGCAGATCGACGAGATGCCGATGAATGTCGCCGATCTGATCTGA